Proteins encoded together in one Aeromonas encheleia window:
- a CDS encoding phosphatidylglycerophosphatase A family protein, producing MIKPELKKLNLKNPRHLLAVGFGAGLSPRAPGTMGTLVAIPLYLLVSGLSTPWFIALLAVGFVVGIWLCQGATDAIGMPDHGAIVWDEVIGFGVTMIAAPAGWEWVLAGFVLFRLFDVLKPWPISWFDRRIHGGVGIMLDDLIAGLFALLCMQLLALWCL from the coding sequence ATGATAAAACCCGAGCTGAAGAAGCTGAACCTGAAGAATCCCCGCCACCTGCTGGCGGTGGGGTTCGGTGCCGGTCTGTCACCCAGGGCGCCGGGCACCATGGGGACGCTAGTGGCCATACCGCTCTACCTGCTGGTGAGCGGGCTCTCCACCCCCTGGTTCATCGCCCTGCTGGCGGTGGGCTTCGTGGTGGGGATCTGGCTCTGTCAGGGGGCCACCGATGCCATCGGCATGCCGGATCACGGCGCCATCGTCTGGGACGAGGTGATAGGTTTCGGGGTGACCATGATAGCGGCCCCCGCCGGTTGGGAGTGGGTACTGGCCGGCTTCGTGCTGTTCCGGCTGTTCGATGTGCTCAAGCCCTGGCCCATCTCCTGGTTCGATCGCCGCATTCACGGCGGCGTCGGCATCATGCTGGACGATCTCATCGCCGGCCTGTTCGCCCTGCTGTGCATGCAACTGCTGGCACTCTGGTGCCTGTGA
- a CDS encoding dipeptide ABC transporter ATP-binding protein — MSLLEVKNLRIEYPSRYGVLAAVKDLSFSVEKGEIVGVVGESGAGKSTIGNAVIDLLSPPGRIARGDIYLNGELISGKSQNEMRAIRGSRIGFIFQDPMTSLNPLFTVEQQLVETILANTDLSRDAAFAKALELMGAVGIPQPDVRIKQYPHQFSGGMRQRVVIAIALSGDPELIIADEPTTALDVSIQDQILQLIRNLCKERQVGCMLVTHDMGVVSNVTDKVAVMYRGDLVEFGTTEQVLGSPSHPYTRSLISAVPRSDVKLVRFPLVSYIEDASAPDLSIDLKTHWLGQSQDERSYEGALLRVENVDLRFVTKNSIFPSRRQYVRACNNISFEIFEGETFGLVGESGSGKSTIARAITGLYPPDTGKIVFEGIDLTALKGEHERRPLRRQMQMVFQNPYSSMNPRMKVRDIIAEPIRFHKLASSESQIQGIVSDLLDHVGLGRGAGVKYPHEFSGGQRQRISIARALATRPRFLICDEPTSALDVSVQAQILNLLKDLQQELGLTMLFISHDLPVIRQMCDRIGVMQHGHLVEVAETEKLFTNAEHEYSRKLISLMPEFKGMSREGLEIAS; from the coding sequence ATGTCCTTGCTCGAAGTGAAAAACTTGCGGATCGAGTACCCCTCCCGCTATGGGGTGCTGGCCGCGGTGAAGGATCTCTCTTTCTCTGTCGAAAAGGGAGAGATCGTCGGAGTGGTCGGCGAATCAGGTGCCGGCAAATCCACCATAGGCAATGCCGTCATCGATCTGCTGAGCCCGCCCGGCCGCATCGCCCGGGGTGACATCTACCTCAATGGCGAGCTCATCTCCGGCAAGAGCCAGAACGAGATGCGGGCCATTCGTGGCTCCCGTATCGGCTTCATCTTCCAGGATCCCATGACCTCCCTCAACCCGCTGTTCACCGTCGAACAGCAGCTGGTGGAGACCATCCTGGCCAATACCGATCTCTCCCGCGACGCCGCCTTTGCCAAGGCGCTTGAGCTGATGGGCGCGGTCGGGATCCCGCAGCCGGACGTGCGCATCAAGCAGTATCCTCATCAATTCTCCGGTGGCATGCGCCAGCGGGTAGTCATCGCCATCGCCCTATCGGGGGATCCCGAGCTCATCATCGCCGATGAGCCGACCACGGCGCTGGACGTTTCCATTCAGGACCAGATCCTGCAGCTCATTCGCAACCTGTGCAAGGAGCGTCAGGTGGGCTGCATGCTGGTGACCCACGACATGGGCGTGGTCTCCAACGTCACCGACAAGGTGGCGGTGATGTATCGCGGCGATCTGGTGGAGTTCGGCACCACCGAACAGGTGCTGGGTAGCCCCAGCCACCCTTATACCCGCAGCCTCATCTCGGCGGTGCCCCGCTCCGACGTCAAACTGGTGCGCTTCCCGCTGGTCTCCTACATCGAAGACGCCAGCGCGCCGGATCTCAGCATCGATCTCAAGACCCACTGGCTCGGCCAGAGCCAGGATGAGCGCAGCTATGAAGGCGCGTTGCTGCGGGTGGAGAACGTGGATCTGAGGTTCGTCACCAAGAATTCCATCTTCCCGAGCCGTCGCCAGTATGTGCGCGCCTGCAACAACATCAGCTTCGAGATCTTCGAGGGGGAGACCTTCGGTCTGGTGGGGGAGTCGGGCTCCGGCAAGTCCACCATAGCCCGTGCCATCACCGGCCTCTATCCGCCCGATACCGGCAAGATAGTGTTCGAGGGGATCGACCTCACCGCCCTGAAAGGGGAGCATGAGCGCCGCCCGTTGCGCCGCCAGATGCAGATGGTGTTCCAGAACCCTTACTCCTCGATGAACCCGCGCATGAAGGTGCGTGACATCATCGCAGAGCCCATTCGCTTCCATAAACTGGCCAGCAGTGAGAGCCAGATCCAAGGGATAGTGAGCGACTTGCTCGATCACGTCGGCCTCGGCCGGGGTGCAGGGGTCAAGTACCCCCACGAGTTCTCCGGTGGTCAGCGCCAGCGCATCTCCATCGCCCGCGCCCTGGCGACCCGGCCGCGCTTCCTCATCTGCGACGAGCCGACCTCGGCGCTGGACGTCTCGGTGCAGGCCCAGATCCTCAACCTGCTCAAGGATTTGCAACAGGAGCTTGGGCTCACCATGCTGTTTATCAGCCACGACCTGCCGGTCATTCGCCAGATGTGTGATCGCATCGGGGTGATGCAGCACGGTCATCTGGTGGAGGTAGCCGAGACCGAGAAACTCTTTACCAATGCCGAGCATGAGTACAGCCGCAAGCTGATCTCCCTCATGCCGGAATTTAAGGGAATGTCCCGCGAGGGGCTGGAAATCGCAAGCTAG
- a CDS encoding ABC transporter substrate-binding protein codes for MKKGLSKIAMALFAAGLAFNVSAANITVAVASDATSLDPQEQLSGQTLEMSHLVFDPLMRYTQDLQFEPRLAEKFERIDDKTVRFHLRKGVKFHSGNAFTADDVVWTVNRLKASPDFKAIFDPIAEVKKVDDLTVDLITAKPFPLVLQTVTYIFPMDSKFYTGKDEAGKDKAEIVKNGSSYASTHVSGTGPFSVKFREQGVKLEYVRNANYWDKASKGNVENLTVVPIKEDATRVAALLGGDVDMIYPVAPNDLERVKNGKDSQLVTLSGTRAIIIELNQNTNPALKDKRVRQAINYAINQVGIVDKINKGFGTPAGQLSPKGYAGYNEALKPQYDLAKAKELMKEAGYEKGFKVSFISPAARYVNDVKIAQAVSAMLSKINIKVDLKTMPVAQYWPEFDKCASDMQLIGWHADTEDSANFFEFLTFTKDAKTGMGQYNCGGYANAEADKMVMAANTETDPAKRAAILQKVEAMLIDDAAYVPLHWEDLAYGAKKNVDIKPVVNVMNFPYLGDLVVNK; via the coding sequence ATGAAGAAAGGATTATCCAAGATTGCCATGGCGCTGTTCGCCGCTGGTCTCGCGTTTAACGTCTCTGCCGCCAACATCACGGTGGCCGTCGCCTCCGACGCCACCTCGCTGGATCCGCAGGAGCAGCTCTCCGGCCAGACTCTGGAGATGTCTCACCTGGTGTTCGATCCGCTGATGCGTTACACCCAGGATCTGCAGTTCGAGCCGCGCCTGGCCGAGAAATTTGAGCGCATCGACGACAAGACAGTGCGTTTCCACCTGCGCAAGGGCGTCAAGTTCCACTCCGGCAACGCGTTCACCGCCGATGACGTGGTATGGACCGTCAACCGCCTGAAGGCCTCTCCCGACTTCAAGGCCATCTTCGACCCCATCGCCGAGGTGAAGAAGGTCGATGACCTGACCGTCGATCTGATCACCGCCAAGCCGTTCCCGCTGGTGCTGCAGACCGTCACTTACATCTTCCCGATGGACTCCAAGTTCTACACCGGCAAGGATGAAGCCGGCAAAGACAAGGCCGAGATCGTCAAGAACGGCAGCTCCTATGCCTCCACCCATGTCTCAGGTACAGGTCCGTTCAGCGTCAAGTTCCGCGAGCAGGGCGTCAAGCTCGAGTACGTTCGCAACGCCAACTACTGGGACAAGGCTTCCAAAGGCAACGTCGAGAACCTGACCGTGGTGCCGATCAAGGAAGATGCAACCCGCGTAGCCGCCCTGCTGGGTGGTGACGTGGACATGATCTACCCGGTCGCCCCGAACGATCTGGAGCGCGTGAAGAACGGCAAGGATTCCCAGCTGGTCACCCTGTCCGGTACCCGTGCCATCATCATCGAGCTGAACCAGAACACCAACCCGGCGCTGAAAGACAAGCGCGTGCGTCAGGCGATCAACTACGCCATCAACCAGGTGGGCATAGTCGACAAGATCAACAAAGGCTTCGGCACCCCGGCCGGCCAGCTGAGCCCGAAAGGCTATGCCGGCTACAACGAGGCACTCAAGCCCCAGTATGATCTGGCCAAGGCCAAGGAGCTGATGAAGGAAGCCGGCTACGAGAAGGGCTTCAAAGTGAGCTTCATCTCCCCGGCCGCCCGTTACGTCAACGACGTCAAGATCGCCCAGGCGGTCTCCGCCATGCTGTCCAAGATCAACATCAAGGTGGATCTGAAGACCATGCCGGTGGCCCAGTACTGGCCCGAGTTTGACAAGTGCGCCTCCGACATGCAGCTGATTGGCTGGCATGCGGACACCGAAGACAGTGCGAATTTCTTCGAGTTCCTGACCTTCACCAAGGATGCCAAGACCGGCATGGGCCAGTACAACTGCGGCGGTTATGCCAACGCAGAAGCTGACAAGATGGTGATGGCAGCGAACACCGAGACAGATCCGGCCAAGCGCGCCGCCATCCTGCAGAAGGTGGAAGCCATGCTGATCGATGACGCTGCCTATGTGCCGTTGCATTGGGAAGACCTGGCCTATGGCGCCAAGAAGAACGTCGACATCAAGCCGGTTGTCAACGTGATGAACTTCCCTTACCTGGGTGACCTGGTGGTCAACAAGTAA
- a CDS encoding ABC transporter permease: MFTFLLKRFYQAVIVMFVISLVAFSIQDNLGDPLRELVGQSVSESVRHELREKMGLNDPFLVKYSRFLQNAVQGDLGTSYFFKRPALEVILDKLVATLELVFAAALIIVAVSIPLGVYSAIRPRSFLTKLIMAVSSIGISIPVFLTAIMLMFVFSIQLGWLPAYGRGETYNLLGWESGFFTWDGIKHLILPAVSLSSIMLPLFIRLVRSEMLEQLSSEYVKFARAKGLDNNKVYYQHALKNTMLPVITVGGVQIGTMVAYTILTESVFQWPGTGFLFLEAIHRVDTPLITAYVIFVGLIFVVTNTLVDLLYGFINPTVNLTAKG; the protein is encoded by the coding sequence ATGTTTACATTCCTGCTGAAACGGTTCTATCAGGCCGTGATAGTGATGTTCGTCATCAGCCTGGTCGCCTTCTCCATCCAGGACAACCTGGGGGATCCGCTGCGCGAGCTGGTGGGACAATCCGTCTCCGAGTCCGTGCGCCATGAGTTGCGCGAAAAGATGGGCCTTAACGATCCCTTTTTGGTGAAATACAGCCGCTTCTTGCAGAACGCAGTGCAAGGGGATCTGGGCACCTCCTACTTCTTCAAGCGACCAGCCCTTGAGGTCATCCTCGACAAGCTGGTGGCTACTCTTGAGCTGGTCTTTGCCGCCGCGCTGATCATCGTCGCCGTCTCCATTCCGCTGGGGGTTTACTCGGCGATAAGACCACGCAGCTTCCTGACCAAGCTCATCATGGCGGTGAGCAGCATCGGCATCTCGATCCCGGTCTTCCTGACCGCCATCATGCTGATGTTCGTGTTCTCCATCCAGCTCGGCTGGCTGCCGGCCTATGGCCGTGGCGAGACCTACAACCTGCTGGGCTGGGAGTCGGGCTTCTTCACCTGGGATGGCATCAAGCACTTGATCCTGCCCGCGGTGTCGCTCTCCTCCATCATGCTGCCGCTGTTTATCCGGCTGGTGCGCTCTGAGATGCTGGAGCAGCTCTCCTCCGAGTACGTCAAGTTCGCGCGCGCCAAGGGGCTGGACAACAACAAGGTCTACTATCAGCACGCGCTCAAGAACACCATGCTGCCGGTGATCACCGTCGGCGGCGTGCAGATCGGCACCATGGTGGCCTACACCATCTTGACCGAGAGCGTGTTCCAGTGGCCGGGCACGGGCTTCCTGTTCCTCGAGGCGATCCACCGGGTCGATACGCCGCTGATCACCGCCTACGTCATCTTCGTCGGGCTGATCTTCGTGGTGACCAATACCCTGGTCGACCTGCTCTACGGGTTCATCAACCCGACCGTTAACTTGACCGCCAAGGGGTAA
- a CDS encoding ABC transporter permease — MSNAVTASPSRWARFKNSDIVYYFLRDKVAMFSFAVFVVFVLAALLSPWIAPHNVYDQTSFDLMDAELPPSWLSGGEERFWLGTDNQGRDIWSTILYGARISLTIGLFAVGLQLVLGIVIGLIAGYFGGRIDNLLMRFADVQLSFSTMMVAIIISAIFQASFGSEVYSEFAIVMLVVIIGIAEWPQYARTVRASVLAEKKKEYVEAAQVMGFRAPRIMFRHILPNCLSPILVISTVQVANAIMSEAALSFLGLGMPVDQPSLGSLISVGFNYIFSGSWWITAFPGICLVVLVLVINLLGDWLRDVFNPKIYKG; from the coding sequence ATGAGTAATGCAGTAACTGCGAGCCCAAGCCGCTGGGCTCGATTCAAGAACTCCGACATCGTCTACTACTTCCTGCGCGATAAAGTAGCCATGTTCAGCTTCGCCGTGTTCGTGGTGTTCGTGCTTGCCGCGCTGCTGTCGCCCTGGATCGCGCCGCACAACGTCTATGACCAGACCAGCTTCGATCTGATGGATGCGGAGCTGCCGCCCTCCTGGCTGAGTGGTGGCGAGGAGCGCTTCTGGCTCGGCACCGACAACCAGGGCCGCGACATCTGGAGCACCATCCTCTACGGTGCCCGCATCTCGCTGACCATAGGCCTGTTCGCGGTGGGGCTGCAGCTGGTGCTGGGCATTGTCATCGGCCTCATCGCCGGTTACTTCGGTGGCCGCATCGACAACCTGTTGATGCGCTTCGCCGACGTGCAGCTGTCGTTCTCCACCATGATGGTGGCGATCATCATCTCTGCCATCTTCCAGGCCAGCTTTGGCTCCGAGGTCTACTCTGAGTTCGCCATCGTCATGCTGGTGGTGATCATCGGCATCGCCGAGTGGCCGCAGTACGCCCGTACCGTGCGCGCCTCCGTGCTGGCCGAGAAGAAGAAGGAGTATGTGGAAGCGGCGCAGGTGATGGGTTTCCGTGCCCCGCGCATCATGTTCCGTCATATCTTGCCGAACTGCCTGTCACCCATCCTGGTCATCTCCACAGTGCAGGTGGCGAACGCCATCATGAGTGAGGCCGCGCTCTCCTTCCTGGGTCTCGGCATGCCGGTGGATCAGCCGTCGCTCGGCTCCCTCATCAGCGTGGGCTTCAACTACATCTTCTCCGGCTCCTGGTGGATCACCGCCTTCCCGGGGATCTGCCTGGTGGTGCTGGTGCTGGTGATCAACCTGCTCGGCGACTGGCTGCGGGATGTGTTTAACCCGAAGATCTACAAGGGCTGA
- the dxs gene encoding 1-deoxy-D-xylulose-5-phosphate synthase, with amino-acid sequence MSVDISNFPNLALADTPVELRSLPFERLPVLCNELREYLLRSVSRSSGHFASGLGTVELTVALHYVYNTPFDRLVWDVGHQAYPHKILTGRRERIHTIRQKDGLHPFPWRDESEYDVLSVGHSSTSIGAALGMAVAAEREGLGRKVVAVIGDGAITAGMAFEALNHAGDVHKDMLVVLNDNEMSISENVGALNNHLARLMSGKLYTTIREGGKKVLAGLPPVKELAKRAEEHLKGMVVPGTLFEEFGFNYIGPIDGHDINALVETLRNMRNLKGPQLLHVKTKKGKGYEPAEKDPIGYHAVPKFNPDDCALPKSGGGKPTFSAIFGQWLCDMAARDEKLVGITPAMREGSGLVKFSQQYPDRYFDVAIAEQHAVTFAAGLAIAGQKPVVAIYSSFLQRAYDQLIHDVALQGLPVLFAIDRAGLVGADGPTHQGAFDISFLRTVPNMVVMTPSDENECRQMLYTGYQCNQPTAVRYPRGSGAGTEIMSEMTALELGKGRILREGKGTAILAFGTLLHQAKAAAETLDATLVDMRFVKPMDEALVLSLAATHSQFVTLEDNAIMGGAGSAVNELLMRTKQCKPVLNLGLPDRFIEQGTQEEIYALLGLDGAGILASIQAWQQA; translated from the coding sequence ATGAGCGTTGATATAAGCAATTTCCCCAACCTGGCCCTCGCGGATACGCCGGTCGAGTTGCGATCCCTGCCCTTCGAGCGGCTGCCCGTGCTGTGCAACGAGTTGCGCGAGTACCTGCTGCGCTCGGTGAGCCGCTCCAGCGGCCACTTCGCCTCCGGTCTCGGCACCGTCGAGCTGACGGTGGCGCTGCACTACGTCTACAACACCCCGTTCGATCGGCTGGTGTGGGACGTGGGCCACCAGGCCTATCCCCACAAGATCCTGACCGGCCGGCGCGAACGCATTCACACCATTCGCCAGAAAGACGGCCTGCACCCCTTCCCCTGGCGCGACGAGAGCGAGTATGACGTGCTCTCCGTCGGCCACTCCAGCACCTCCATAGGTGCGGCACTCGGCATGGCGGTCGCCGCCGAGCGCGAAGGGCTGGGTCGCAAGGTGGTGGCGGTGATCGGCGATGGCGCCATCACCGCCGGCATGGCGTTCGAGGCGCTCAATCACGCCGGTGATGTCCACAAGGACATGCTGGTGGTGCTCAACGACAACGAGATGTCCATCTCCGAGAACGTGGGGGCGCTCAACAACCATCTGGCCCGGCTGATGTCCGGCAAGCTCTACACCACCATCCGCGAAGGCGGCAAGAAGGTGCTGGCGGGCCTGCCTCCGGTCAAGGAGCTGGCCAAGCGGGCCGAGGAGCACCTCAAGGGCATGGTGGTGCCTGGCACCCTGTTCGAGGAGTTCGGCTTCAACTACATAGGCCCCATCGACGGCCATGACATCAACGCTCTGGTCGAGACCCTGCGCAACATGCGCAACCTCAAGGGGCCGCAACTGCTGCACGTCAAGACCAAAAAGGGCAAGGGTTACGAGCCGGCCGAGAAGGATCCCATCGGTTATCACGCCGTGCCCAAGTTCAACCCGGACGACTGTGCCCTGCCCAAGAGCGGCGGCGGCAAGCCGACCTTCTCCGCCATCTTCGGCCAGTGGCTGTGCGACATGGCCGCCAGAGACGAGAAGCTGGTCGGCATCACCCCCGCCATGCGCGAGGGCTCTGGGCTGGTCAAGTTCAGCCAGCAGTACCCGGATCGCTACTTCGACGTGGCCATCGCCGAACAGCACGCGGTCACCTTCGCCGCCGGCCTCGCCATCGCCGGCCAGAAGCCGGTGGTGGCCATCTACTCCAGCTTCCTGCAACGAGCCTACGACCAGCTGATCCACGACGTGGCGCTGCAGGGGCTGCCGGTGCTGTTTGCCATCGACCGTGCCGGTCTGGTGGGGGCCGACGGCCCCACCCACCAGGGCGCGTTCGACATCAGCTTCCTGCGCACGGTGCCAAACATGGTGGTGATGACCCCCTCCGACGAGAACGAGTGTCGCCAGATGCTCTACACCGGCTACCAGTGCAATCAGCCGACGGCGGTGCGTTATCCCCGTGGCAGCGGCGCTGGCACCGAGATCATGAGCGAGATGACGGCGCTGGAGCTGGGCAAGGGCCGCATCCTTCGTGAAGGCAAGGGCACCGCCATACTGGCGTTTGGTACCCTGCTGCATCAGGCCAAGGCCGCCGCCGAGACGCTGGACGCCACCCTGGTGGACATGCGCTTCGTCAAACCCATGGACGAGGCACTGGTGCTCTCCCTGGCCGCCACCCACTCCCAGTTTGTCACCCTGGAAGACAACGCCATCATGGGCGGTGCCGGTTCGGCGGTGAACGAGCTGCTGATGCGTACCAAGCAGTGCAAGCCGGTACTCAATCTGGGCCTGCCCGACCGCTTTATCGAACAGGGCACCCAGGAGGAGATCTACGCGCTGCTGGGACTCGACGGTGCTGGCATCCTGGCCAGCATCCAGGCCTGGCAGCAGGCCTGA
- the ispA gene encoding (2E,6E)-farnesyl diphosphate synthase — protein MTLDDFSRRHRRRIDDCLSAQLDALPAMAPRLRDAMKYGLLLGGKRVRPFLVYAVGEMLGVPSERLDGPAAAVECIHAYSLLHDDLPAMDNDDLRRGQPTVHKAFDEGTAILAGDALQTLAFSILADHPLPDSLLANRVKMLSTLARASGYLGMCGGQALDLEAESRQISLAELEQVHRHKTGALIECAVTLGALCKADVAPATLAALQAYAAAIGLAFQVQDDILDITGDTATLGKPQGSDLAQEKSTYPALLGLDNARELARELHDKALTALQSLPYNTDILEAFADYIIERTH, from the coding sequence GTGACGCTGGACGACTTCTCCCGCCGGCACCGTCGTCGCATCGACGACTGTCTGTCGGCGCAGCTTGACGCCTTGCCCGCCATGGCGCCTCGCCTGCGGGACGCAATGAAATACGGTCTGCTGCTCGGCGGCAAACGGGTACGCCCCTTCCTGGTCTACGCCGTCGGCGAGATGCTGGGGGTGCCGAGCGAGCGGCTAGACGGGCCGGCCGCCGCGGTGGAGTGCATTCACGCCTACTCTCTGCTGCACGACGATCTGCCCGCCATGGACAACGACGATCTGCGTCGCGGCCAGCCGACCGTGCACAAGGCGTTCGATGAAGGCACCGCCATCCTGGCCGGCGATGCCCTGCAGACCCTGGCGTTCTCGATCCTGGCGGACCATCCCCTGCCCGACTCGCTTCTGGCCAACCGGGTGAAGATGTTGAGTACCCTGGCGCGCGCCTCGGGTTATCTCGGTATGTGCGGCGGTCAGGCGCTGGATCTGGAGGCCGAGAGCCGCCAGATCAGCCTCGCCGAGCTGGAGCAGGTGCACCGCCACAAGACGGGGGCGCTCATCGAGTGCGCCGTCACCCTGGGAGCCCTGTGCAAGGCCGATGTGGCCCCCGCCACCCTGGCCGCGCTGCAAGCCTATGCCGCCGCCATCGGGCTCGCCTTCCAGGTGCAGGATGACATCCTCGACATCACCGGCGATACCGCGACCCTGGGCAAGCCGCAAGGCTCGGATCTGGCGCAGGAGAAGAGCACCTATCCGGCCCTGCTCGGGCTCGACAATGCCCGTGAGCTGGCTCGCGAACTGCATGACAAGGCCTTAACAGCACTGCAATCCTTGCCCTACAATACCGACATTCTGGAAGCGTTTGCCGATTACATCATCGAGCGAACCCACTAA
- the xseB gene encoding exodeoxyribonuclease VII small subunit, with the protein MASKKIDRLSFDATLEELEAIVHQLEQGSLPLEEALKQFEQGIHLVRAGQQKLEQAEQKIQILLTQADGSEQLTPFRPEQGEQ; encoded by the coding sequence ATGGCCAGTAAAAAAATCGACCGTCTGAGTTTTGATGCCACCCTGGAAGAGCTGGAAGCCATAGTGCATCAACTTGAACAGGGGTCACTCCCCCTCGAGGAGGCGCTCAAGCAGTTCGAACAGGGCATCCATCTGGTCCGGGCCGGTCAGCAGAAGCTGGAGCAGGCCGAGCAGAAGATCCAGATCCTGTTGACGCAGGCCGATGGCAGCGAGCAACTGACCCCCTTTCGACCAGAGCAAGGAGAGCAGTGA